In one Nicotiana tomentosiformis chromosome 6, ASM39032v3, whole genome shotgun sequence genomic region, the following are encoded:
- the LOC138894054 gene encoding uncharacterized protein: MAPFEALYGRRCRSPIGWFEIREAELIRPDLMHQAMEKVKIIKEQLRTAQGHQKSYSDVRHRDLEFKEDYWVFLKVSPMKGVMRFGKKGKLNPRYIGQYKIIQRISEVAYKLELPPEMSLVHPAFHVSMLKKVAGDPTLIVLVETIELNDPVSIIDRQVRKLRNKKNASIKVLWRNQQVEEATW; encoded by the coding sequence atggcaccgttcgaggctttatatggtaggagatgtagatctcccattgggtggttcgaaattaggGAGGCAGAGTTGATAaggccagacctcatgcatcaggccatggaaaaagttaaaatcattaaggagcagttgaggACTGCTCAaggtcatcagaaatcctattcagatgttcgtcatagggatttggagttcaaagaagattattgggtattcttgaaagtttcccccatgaagggtgtaatgcgatttggtaagaaagggaaattgaatcCGAGGTATATCGGAcaatacaaaatcattcagaggatcagcgaggtggcgtacaagcttgagctaccacctgagatgtcattagtacacccggcatttcatgtgtctatgttgaagaaagtagctggagatccgacactcattgttttGGTTGAAACTATTGAGTTAAATGacccagtttctattattgatcggcaagttcgaaagttaagAAACAAGAAAAATGCATCTataaaagtgctatggcgaaaccaacaggttgaagaggctacttggtag